A section of the Acidobacteriota bacterium genome encodes:
- a CDS encoding endonuclease domain-containing protein has product MSPDGLRHQLTARARDLRQEATAAEQALWDLLRNRTFRGLKFRRQAPIKGYIADFYCAEQRLVIELDGGVHERKEQKLRDADRDVDLEVHGYRVLRFRNEAVLQRPEEVLQALGDWLDG; this is encoded by the coding sequence ATGTCCCCCGACGGACTCCGCCACCAACTCACCGCCCGCGCCCGCGACCTGCGCCAGGAAGCCACGGCCGCCGAACAAGCCCTCTGGGACCTCCTCCGCAACCGCACATTCCGCGGCCTCAAATTTCGTCGCCAAGCCCCGATCAAGGGCTACATCGCCGACTTCTACTGCGCCGAGCAACGGTTGGTGATCGAGCTCGATGGGGGTGTGCACGAAAGGAAAGAGCAGAAGCTCCGAGATGCCGATCGCGACGTGGATTTGGAGGTTCACGGATACCGCGTGCTGCGCTTCCGGAACGAGGCGGTGCTGCAGCGGCCGGAGGAGGTACTGCAGGCTCTTGGAGACTGGCTGGACGGCTGA